One Vanrija pseudolonga chromosome 5, complete sequence genomic window, gtcctcggcggctgcggctcggacaagatcctcgacgccatccagggccacctcggcgtcaagtCGGGCCAGACGACCAAGGACGGCAAGTTTACattcctcgaggtcgagtgcCTCGGCGCTTGCTCGAACGCCCCGAGTGAGTAGCATCACATCTAAACCCGGACCGGCCCCTAACCCTCCCCCAGTGATGCAGATCAACGACGACTTCTTCGAGGACCTCACCCCCGAGTCCACCATCAagatcctcgacgcgctggcaAAGGGCGAGAAGCCCAAGGTCGGCCCCCAGAGCAACAGGCATACCTCGGAGAACTCGGCTGGCCTCACAACATTGACCACCAAGCCTTACGGCCCTGGAGAGCACTGCCTCCCCGAGTTCCAGTAAGCAAAAGGATAGACAAACCACGGATGCATTGGGATGGAGCAGGaggggcggggaggaggggtgaATGTTGCGGCTCTGATTCATCTCACCGACTCTGTCACTTCGGCGGTGTGGCCGAACGTTGGACGACAAACTGACGCTGGTGATCAGCCCAGGCTGGGCTGGAGTCCTTCCGATCTACAGTATCGGCAACTTGGTTCTCGTCAGCTCTTTGTGGCGGCGTAGACCACACCTCCCATCGCGCATCTGCTGTGGCCGACGCCCCTCGCACCCCTGCCTCAACATCACATGCCCCACACCTCCTTATCGATTCAATGCATCACAAAGGGTATCACCTGATGCGGGTATCCAACAGATGCTCCCTCGGTTTTTGGTTGTATTGTAGGTAGTAGATTGGCTGATTGTCTATACACATGCCCTTGCCTAGGGGGCTATGGGTAGGCAGGCCCTCTAGTGGCCGTGGATGCTGTTGTGGAGACCGACAGTGTCGTTGGGCGAGGCCATGCCGGTCGGGCCAAGCTTTGGCGAGTggttgacgaggccgacgacgccgtcgggTCCGTTGGCCGACGACTTGCCGTTGGGCTGAGACTCAaggtcgagcttgaggccgcccttcttggccttggccttgtcgttACGCAGACGCTCGACGTACTCGAGGTAgtgctcgtcgacaccgCCAGTGATGTAGTCACCAGTGAAGACGGAGCAGTCAAACTGCTTGATGGCAGGGTTGAACATGGAACATGacttgacgaggtcgtcaaggGTCTGGTAGATGACCAGGTCGGCGCCAATGTActcggcaatctcctcggtGGTGCGGCCGTACGCGACCAGCTCGTGAGGAGAGGGCATGTCAATGCCGTACACGTTCGAGTGGCGGATTGGGGGGGCGCAAGAGGCGATAATCACCTTCTTGGCTCCAACGTCACGGGCCATCTGGATAATCTCCTTGGACGTTGTGCCGCGGACAATCGAGTCGTCAACAAGCAGCACAGTCTTGCCGGCAAACTCCATGGGCATGGCGTTGAGCTTGCGGCGGACGTTCTTGCGGCGCTCCGACTGGCCGGGCATGATGAAGGTGCGTCCAATGTAGCGGTTCTTGACAAAGCCCTCGCGGTAAGGGAGGCCAAGGTGCTGagcgagctggagcgcagCGACACGCGACGTGTCGGGAACAGGGATAACGACATCAACCTTGAGGttggccttctcgagctcgcgctcaacgtTCTCGGCAAGGAGCTCTCCCATGGCCATACGCGAACGGTAGACGCTGATGCCGTCAATGGTCGAGTCGGGACGGGCAAAGTAGACGTGCTCGAAGATGTCGGGGGCGAAAGGCTTGGGCTCGGCCACGATGCGGCGCGAGAGGCCACCGTCACGAGTGATGATGACAGCCTCACCAGCCTTGACGTCGTCCCAGCCGTCAAAGCTCAGGCCCTGCGCAACGACGCTCTCGCTGGCAATCAGGTAGTCGacgccaccgcgcgcgcccttgCGGGTGGCGATACCAACGGGGCGGATACCGTTGGGGTCACGGAAGGCAATGAGACCGAAACCGGCAAGCATGGCAACACAGGCGTAGGCACCCTTGACGGTCGACATGAGGTCGCCAATGGCCTTGAAaatgt contains:
- the ADE4 gene encoding Amidophosphoribosyltransferase; translation: MCGIIGILLHDPLATQTVQAGAELAEGLSLLQHRGQDAAGVVTCGSGGRFYQVKANGMVRDVFDSQAITGLKGYMGVGHVRYPTAGGSDHAEAQPFYVNSPYGITFAHNGNLINTPALRQYLDADAHRHINTNSDSECLLNILADNLQKTGKFRINEEDIFKAIGDLMSTVKGAYACVAMLAGFGLIAFRDPNGIRPVGIATRKGARGGVDYLIASESVVAQGLSFDGWDDVKAGEAVIITRDGGLSRRIVAEPKPFAPDIFEHVYFARPDSTIDGISVYRSRMAMGELLAENVERELEKANLKVDVVIPVPDTSRVAALQLAQHLGLPYREGFVKNRYIGRTFIMPGQSERRKNVRRKLNAMPMEFAGKTVLLVDDSIVRGTTSKEIIQMARDVGAKKVIIASCAPPIRHSNVYGIDMPSPHELVAYGRTTEEIAEYIGADLVIYQTLDDLVKSCSMFNPAIKQFDCSVFTGDYITGGVDEHYLEYVERLRNDKAKAKKGGLKLDLESQPNGKSSANGPDGVVGLVNHSPKLGPTGMASPNDTVGLHNSIHGH